In Fibrobacter sp. UWR2, the following are encoded in one genomic region:
- the glyA gene encoding serine hydroxymethyltransferase, giving the protein MLKSTLQQTDPEIYNIIQEEAERQEYGIELIASENYTSKAVMEAMGSVLTNKYSEGYVGKRYYGGNEVIDKMEALAIERCKKLFGCDHVNIQPLSGSPANAAVYFAVLKPGDKVLGLKLDHGGHLSHGHPVNFSGMLYNFVQYEVDKETGRIDMDKVREIALREKPKMILAGFSAYSRNLDWKRFKEIADEVGALTMADISHVAGLIAGKAIDSPVPYFDIVTTTTHKTLRGPRSAIIMCKDRTIQKMVKGELKEVSLAKEIDKGVFPGMQGGPHDHINAGKAVAFLEALQPEFQTYAKNVIKNAQAMCAEMQKLGYKVISDGTDNHLIVVDMTSKGVSGKEAEVAMEKVGISCSRSTIPFDPRKPMDPSGVRLGTAAITTRGFDEEDTREVARIIDRAIQAKDDDAALAKIREEIVALCKKHPLYK; this is encoded by the coding sequence ATGCTCAAATCTACACTGCAACAGACCGATCCGGAAATCTACAACATCATTCAGGAAGAAGCCGAACGCCAGGAATATGGCATCGAGCTCATCGCTTCTGAAAACTACACCTCCAAGGCCGTCATGGAAGCCATGGGCTCCGTGCTGACCAACAAGTACAGCGAAGGCTATGTGGGCAAGCGCTACTACGGTGGTAACGAAGTGATCGACAAGATGGAAGCATTGGCCATCGAACGTTGCAAGAAACTCTTTGGTTGCGACCATGTGAACATCCAGCCGCTGTCCGGTTCTCCGGCCAACGCTGCCGTGTACTTCGCCGTCCTCAAACCGGGCGACAAGGTCCTCGGCCTCAAGCTCGACCACGGTGGACACCTTTCTCACGGCCATCCGGTGAACTTCTCCGGCATGCTCTACAACTTCGTGCAGTACGAAGTCGATAAGGAAACTGGCCGCATCGACATGGACAAGGTCCGCGAAATTGCTCTCCGCGAAAAGCCGAAGATGATCCTCGCCGGTTTCTCTGCCTACAGCCGTAACCTCGACTGGAAGCGCTTCAAGGAAATCGCTGACGAAGTCGGCGCCCTCACCATGGCCGACATTTCTCACGTCGCTGGCCTCATCGCCGGTAAGGCAATCGATTCTCCGGTGCCGTACTTCGACATCGTGACGACCACGACCCACAAGACTCTCCGTGGCCCGCGTTCCGCTATCATCATGTGCAAGGACCGCACCATCCAGAAGATGGTGAAGGGCGAACTCAAGGAAGTTTCCCTGGCCAAGGAAATCGACAAGGGCGTGTTCCCGGGCATGCAGGGTGGTCCGCACGACCACATCAACGCCGGTAAGGCCGTTGCATTCCTCGAAGCTTTGCAGCCGGAATTCCAGACCTACGCGAAGAACGTCATCAAGAACGCTCAGGCCATGTGTGCCGAAATGCAGAAACTCGGCTACAAGGTGATTAGCGATGGCACCGACAACCACCTCATCGTTGTCGATATGACTTCCAAGGGCGTTTCCGGTAAGGAAGCCGAAGTGGCCATGGAAAAGGTCGGCATCTCCTGCAGCCGTTCTACCATCCCGTTCGATCCGCGCAAGCCGATGGACCCGTCCGGTGTGCGTCTCGGTACTGCCGCTATCACGACCCGTGGCTTCGACGAAGAAGACACCCGCGAAGTGGCTCGCATTATCGACCGCGCCATCCAGGCCAAGGACGACGATGCCGCTCTCGCCAAGATCCGCGAAGAAATCGTGGCTCTCTGCAAGAAGCACCCGCTTTATAAATAA
- a CDS encoding fibrobacter succinogenes major paralogous domain-containing protein: protein MNRSFAIIALLALLFATDALCGILTDSRDGQTYRTVKIGNQVWMAENLNYETANSYCYKDSVSNCTKYGRLYTWAAAKTACPSGWHLPTEVEFKELVSTVGGSSTAGKMLKSTSGWDDDEGESGNGTDAYLFTALPAGEWSDNGGIYREEGLYAFFWGSTDDGIAYSMNLHYHDDIAGLGNGNKDTGHSVRCIKGLEVKKRTTLVGIFISFCQYIMWCLKYLF from the coding sequence ATGAATCGTTCTTTTGCCATTATTGCTTTGCTTGCGTTGTTGTTTGCGACGGACGCTCTTTGCGGCATCTTGACTGATTCTCGTGATGGTCAAACTTACAGGACGGTGAAAATCGGCAATCAGGTTTGGATGGCGGAGAACTTGAACTACGAGACAGCAAATTCCTACTGCTACAAGGATAGCGTGTCCAACTGCACCAAGTACGGTCGCCTTTACACTTGGGCTGCTGCGAAAACCGCTTGTCCGAGCGGCTGGCATTTGCCGACAGAGGTCGAATTTAAAGAGCTAGTTTCTACTGTTGGCGGTTCTAGTACAGCAGGCAAGATGCTCAAGTCCACTAGCGGCTGGGATGACGATGAAGGGGAAAGCGGCAATGGTACGGATGCCTACTTGTTCACGGCGTTGCCTGCTGGCGAATGGTCCGACAACGGTGGGATTTACCGTGAAGAGGGCCTTTATGCGTTCTTCTGGGGTTCTACTGATGATGGTATCGCGTACAGTATGAACTTGCACTACCACGACGACATTGCAGGCCTGGGTAACGGCAACAAGGACACCGGACACTCTGTCCGTTGTATCAAAGGTTTAGAGGTGAAAAAGAGAACGACGCTCGTAGGGATTTTTATATCATTCTGTCAATATATAATGTGGTGTCTAAAATACCTTTTTTGA
- a CDS encoding FISUMP domain-containing protein, whose product MRSLWLGILACAAMLAACGDDDSDFVTRPSGGSSSSLCKDCDDGSSSSKKQGDGGSDAAMTNSSAKSSSSSVTLAIPCKTDSTDICEYKLWPDSDATITSVTIGSQIWMDDNLSNGTKSRYTNWSDAVGERLEDDCNSWLCNPGLGVFRGACPEGWHLPDTTEWNTLIAAVGGRYNAGSLMSLWNEYPWRCGKTPDAYGFSARMDGMVYADGFTSGKGYYAVFWSATERNENQAYAISLSCTGDSASWEYYGKNSRIMVRCLKDDPSDKKIDISSLGCRTETEDNCEYGELIDSRDGQAYKTVKIDTLWWMAENLNYETDSSFCYEDSSEYCEKKGRLYVWEDADTACPEGWHLPSALDVEDLYQTAGGKFVAGKLLKTTTFKDRVGTDAFGFSALPAGLRNADNGNFSWGEYLAYMWTSLSYSNSKAWGIRFSYRLDEVETDEYDKFDALSVRCVKD is encoded by the coding sequence ATGCGTTCCCTTTGGCTTGGAATTCTTGCTTGTGCGGCGATGCTTGCTGCCTGCGGTGACGACGATAGCGATTTTGTGACACGTCCTTCGGGCGGTTCGTCTTCGAGTTTGTGTAAGGACTGCGACGACGGGTCTTCGTCCAGTAAAAAGCAGGGAGATGGCGGCTCGGATGCCGCCATGACGAACAGTTCGGCGAAGTCTTCTTCTAGTTCTGTGACTTTGGCTATTCCGTGTAAGACCGATAGTACAGATATATGCGAGTATAAATTGTGGCCTGATAGCGACGCGACTATCACGTCCGTCACCATTGGCTCCCAGATCTGGATGGATGATAATTTGAGTAATGGAACCAAATCCAGATATACGAATTGGTCAGATGCGGTGGGAGAACGTCTTGAGGATGACTGTAATAGCTGGTTGTGCAACCCAGGATTAGGCGTTTTTCGTGGTGCGTGCCCAGAAGGCTGGCATCTGCCGGATACTACTGAATGGAATACGCTAATCGCTGCTGTAGGCGGTAGGTATAATGCTGGATCCCTGATGAGTTTGTGGAATGAGTATCCTTGGCGATGCGGAAAAACTCCAGATGCCTATGGTTTTTCGGCGAGAATGGATGGTATGGTGTATGCAGATGGTTTTACTTCCGGGAAAGGTTATTATGCTGTATTTTGGAGTGCTACAGAACGCAATGAAAATCAAGCATATGCTATAAGTTTATCATGCACCGGAGACTCCGCGTCTTGGGAATACTATGGCAAGAACTCGAGGATTATGGTTCGCTGTTTGAAGGATGACCCTTCGGATAAAAAAATTGATATCTCGTCGCTTGGATGCAGAACGGAAACTGAAGATAACTGCGAATACGGCGAATTGATAGATTCCCGCGATGGCCAGGCATACAAAACCGTGAAAATTGATACCCTGTGGTGGATGGCGGAGAATTTGAATTATGAGACGGATAGCAGTTTCTGTTATGAAGATTCCTCCGAATATTGCGAAAAAAAAGGGCGTCTTTACGTATGGGAAGATGCTGATACGGCTTGCCCTGAGGGGTGGCATTTGCCCAGTGCTTTAGATGTTGAAGACCTGTATCAAACCGCTGGAGGAAAATTTGTGGCGGGTAAACTTCTGAAAACGACTACTTTTAAAGATCGCGTAGGTACGGATGCTTTTGGTTTTTCGGCGTTGCCGGCTGGTCTTAGGAATGCTGATAATGGAAATTTTAGTTGGGGGGAATATCTTGCATATATGTGGACGTCTCTGAGTTACTCTAATTCGAAGGCCTGGGGTATAAGATTTAGTTATCGTTTAGATGAAGTTGAAACAGATGAATATGATAAGTTTGATGCTTTATCCGTCCGTTGCGTTAAGGACTAA